The Variovorax sp. PMC12 genome segment TCTCGGGCTTCTTCGCGCCCTGGGTGCGGAACAGCACCGCGAAGCGGTTGCGGGAGTCGAGCGTGGCGAAGAACTTCGCGGCCTTCTTGTTGGCGTCCAGCGCGGCCTGCAGGTCGGGCGGCACCGTGGCCGCGGCGACGCCCTCGTAGGCCGCGTCCCATCGGCCGTCGGCCTTTGCGCGCTCGATCTCGGCCAGCCCGGCCGGTTGCATGCGGCCTTCGTCGATGAGCTTCAGCACCTTGGCGCGGTTGATCTGCGACCAGATGCTGCGCCTGGTGCGCGGCGTGAAGCGCTGCAGAAAGTATTGCGCGTCGTCGCTCTTGCGCTG includes the following:
- a CDS encoding YdeI/OmpD-associated family protein; translated protein: MSKAAKDAERVAHDTPVECANAASWTRWLERHHASAAGVWLRIAKKDSGIASIDHPAALEEALCWGWIDGQRKSDDAQYFLQRFTPRTRRSIWSQINRAKVLKLIDEGRMQPAGLAEIERAKADGRWDAAYEGVAAATVPPDLQAALDANKKAAKFFATLDSRNRFAVLFRTQGAKKPETRARRIAQFVEMLAKGEKIHP